The Miscanthus floridulus cultivar M001 chromosome 7, ASM1932011v1, whole genome shotgun sequence genome includes a region encoding these proteins:
- the LOC136467614 gene encoding uncharacterized protein codes for MARQGQINIASEPARTHHRPPPAACAPPPRSARRWHALVPARPRCARPLPPRSACAGRATNAGASRPSAPKHPLYPILEVEYDDQHRAHILSDNDAEVTLPTLRPRTHTRAHQWDERYAPYIRRAGFFELVEA; via the exons atggcgcggcagggccaaataaatatcgcgagcgagcccgCCCGCACGCACCATCGCCCGCCGCCAGCTGCAtgcgccccgccgccgcgcagcgcccgccgCTGGCACGCGCTCGTGCCCGCCCGCCCACGCtgcgcccggccactcccgccgcgcagcgcctgcgccggccgcgccacgaacgccggcgcgtcaaggccgtccgctcctaag cacccgttgtaccctattcttgaggtggagtacgacgaccagcaccgagcacacatcttgagtgacaacgacgcagaggtgaccttgcctactttgaggccccgcacgcacaccagggcgcaccagtgggacgagcgttatgcgccgtacatacggcgtgctggCTTCTTTGAGCTT gtggaggcctga